A stretch of the Papaver somniferum cultivar HN1 chromosome 6, ASM357369v1, whole genome shotgun sequence genome encodes the following:
- the LOC113285387 gene encoding uncharacterized protein LOC113285387 — MPYWAQPPCPYPTAPLWQPTAPPRGPSAGRPRQAQQRRSSILGQAHAYAVPSVETLQPSDFAEAYSSLSLQPPDETFYMDTGATSHITADPGFEFEDDPSSL, encoded by the exons ATGCCATACTGGGCTCAACCTCCATGCCCGTACCCAACTGCTCCACTTTGGCAGCCCACTGCACCACCTCGAGGCCCATCTGCTGGACGTCCTCGTCAAGCCCAGCAGCGACGCTCTTCAATTCTTGGACAGGCCCATGCGTACGCTGTGCCTTCAGTTGAAACACTACAGCCCAGTGATTTTGCGGAAGCCTACAGTTCATTGAGCTTACAGCCACCAGATGAAACGTTCTACATGGACACTGGTGCGACATCCCATATCACCGCGGATCCAG gatttgaatTCGAGGACGATCCTTCTTCGCTGTGA
- the LOC113290410 gene encoding uncharacterized protein LOC113290410 — protein MTITKPEDCDHLEEWIAVQSMLVSWISNTLEPSIRSSLGDYDNANLMWTHLKRRFCVVNGTRICQLKVSLSECKQKNKEGVAVYFGRLNKVWDELVTYVKVPQCKCGKCACNIASQVSTLSDEDFLHYFLIGLDSVYSSLREQLLASDPLPSIDVAYQTMVNSERLRIGDVAVSTEVQENVMAFRVQSDQRQFNNTYDPDKFCKHCSREGHSDEGCFQIIGYPEWWGDRPRGEKGNGRGGRTGGRGRAGFANGRGGRGQGNGNQVRAHNLNISEKTYAGGACSSDGSGLTGVTATQLQQVLEFLNTRKSTSQLQGKKTVWIVDTGATNHVTCKRDDMIDVRDIKACSVGLPDGKYAQSEKIGTVILPGGLRLENVFYVPQITCNLISVTQLIDELECSVQFEVMVVSGNTYELWHRRMGHPSDKVLQSKEIKIVRSDNGTEFNALRGYFRTNGIVFETSCVGTPQQNGRVERKHQHILNVARALRFQANFPIYFWGECALTAAYLINRTPIPILNNKTPYEILFGKKPPYNQLKVFGCLCYVHDQGSNRDKLASIGRRCVFLGYPFGKKAWQVYDLDARRFLVSRDVKFCEYQFPYRNDLKGELTKTVQLGSNPSTEKDQSDSGGSETDVDDPAETESTADTETDMPSVLTGTENIDDCGSVDVNEDDTLEQPVEDVNPSNDTTAAEELDKGRRRKIPSIHKKFLAALTAGSEPRNFKEAMKHPGWRKAMEAEIRALEEQGTWELQELPPGKKALGSKWIYT, from the exons ATGACTATCACAAAACCTGAAGATTGTGACCATCTAGAAGAATGGATTGCGGTCCAGTCAatgcttgtttcttggatcagcaacaCGTTAGAGCCATCAATCAGATCAAGTTTGGGTGACTATGATAATGCAAACTTGATGTGGACACACTTGAAGAGAAGATTTTGTGTTGTAAACGGAACAAGGATCTGTCAGCTTAAAGTGTCTCTGAGTGAGTGCAAACAAAAGAATAAGGAAGGTGTAGCTGTCTACTTTGGAAGATTAAACAAGGTATGGGATGAGTTGGTGACATATGTGAAGGTACCTCAGTGTAAGTGTGGTAAGTGCGCTTGTAATATAGCAAGCCAGGTTAGTACGTTAAGCGACGAGGACTTCCTACATTATTTTTTGATTGGATTAGATTCTGTGTATAGCTCACTGCGTGAGCAGTTGTTGGCAAGTGATCCATTGCCATCAATAGACGTAGCCTACCAGACAATGGTGAATTCGGAGCGTCTGAGGATAGGTGATGTAGCTGTGTCAACGGAAGTACAAGAGAATGTGATGGCTTTTAGGGTTCAGTCTGATCAGCGTCAGTTCAATAATACATATGATCCTGACAAGTTTTGCAAGCACTGTAGCAGAGAAGGACACTCAGATGAAGGGTGTTTTCAGATCATTGGATAcccagaatggtggggagacagacctAGAGGCGAAAAAGGAAATGGTAGAGGAGGCAGAACAGGTGGTAGAGGCCGAGCTGGTTTTGCCAATggcagaggaggtagaggacaaggaaaTGGCAATCAGGTTAGAGCACACAATCTGAATATATCAGAGAAGACGTATGCAGGTGGTGCGTGCTCATCAGATGGCTCAGGTTTGACGGGAGTAACAGCAACACAGCTTcaacaggtgcttgagtttttaaaTACAAGAAAATCCACGTCTCAGCTCCAAGGTAAGAAAACAGTATGGATTGTAGACACAGGGGCTACAAACCATGTCACGTGTAAAAGGGATGACATGATAGATGTGAGAGATATTAAGGCATGTTCAGTTGGTCTCCCAGATGGGAAATATGCACAGTCTGAGAAAATAGGAACCGTTATTCTGCCTGGTGGTTTAAGACTAGAAAACGTGTtttatgtgcctcaaataacGTGTAACTTAATTTCAGTCACACAGCTTATTGATGAGTTGGAATGTAGTGTTCAAT ttgaagtaatGGTTGTCAGTGGAAATACGTATgagctgtggcatcgacgaatgggacatccatcagacAAAGTGTTACAAAG taaagaaatcaaaattgttagaagtgataatggaaccgaGTTTAATGCATTGCGTGGATATTTTAGGACTAATGGGATAGTGTTTGAGACATCATGTGTTGGTACGCCTCAACAGAATGGGAGAGTtgagagaaagcatcaacatatacTGAATGTTGCAagagctttgagatttcaagccaattttCCAATATATTTTTGGGGAGAATGCGCCTTAACTGCTGCATATTTAATTAATCGTACACCTATACCTATTCTAAacaataaaactccatatgaaataTTATTTGGAAAGAAGCCTCCATATAATCAGTTGAAGGTGTTTGGATGCTTGTGCTATGTACATGATCAAGGTAGTAACAGAGATAAGTTAGCGAGTATAGGAAGAAGATGTGTATTTCTTGGCTATCCTTTTGGTAAGAAGGCATGGCAAGTGTATGATTTAGATGCAAGAAGGTTTCTAGTGTCAAGAGACGTGAAGTTTTGTGAATATCAGTTTCCGTATAGGAATGATTTGAAGGGAGAATTGACTAAGACAGTACAGCTGGGGTCCAATCCATCGACTGAGAAGGATCAGTCGGATTCTGGAGGTTCTGAGACTGATGTTGATGATCCAGCTGAGACCGAGTCCACTGCAGACACTGAGACCGATATGCCTAGTGTCTTGACAGGGACTGAGAACATCGATGATTGTGGCAGTGTTGATGTTAATGAAGACGACACACTAGAACAACCTGTAGAGGATGTCAATCCTAGCAATGATACTACAGCTGCAGAAGAGTTGGACAAGGGAAGGCGTCGGAAGATTCCTTCTA TTCATAAGAAATTTCTAGCAGCATTAACAGCTGGGTCTGAGCCTCGCAATTTTAAGGAAGCTATGAAGCATCCAGGGTGGCGGAAAGCCATGGAAGCAGAAATACGAGCACTGGAAGAACAAGGTACGTGGGAATTGCAAGAATTGCCACCGGGGAAGAAAGCACTTGGGagtaaatggatttacacatAG